The genomic stretch AGCTTTGAAATTTTTAACTCTTTTAACTTCTCCATGTCAACATACTTTTTAGTTCCCCACTTAGTAGAGGCAACATGCCTTAACCTTGCAGTAGCTAACATGAGAGCGGACTTACCATCCGGAAAAGCTCCTACAACTTTCGTTCTTCTCTTGATCTCTTTGATGATCCGCTCTAAAGGAT from Leptospira inadai serovar Lyme str. 10 encodes the following:
- a CDS encoding transposase, translated to PLERIIKEIKRRTKVVGAFPDGKSALMLATARLRHVASTKWGTKKYVDMEKLKELKISKLTA